Within the Oikeobacillus pervagus genome, the region GTTCCAACTAGCTCAGCAGAAAGTGCTGTTATTCGCAATTATTTAGAATGGTTAATTACCGTCCCTTGGTCCCATGCCACGAAAGACGATTTAAATATTGAGAAAGCAGAAAGAATTTTAAATCGTGATCATTATGGACTGGAGAAGGTAAAAGAAAGAGTACTAGAGTATTTAGCCGTTCAACAACTAACAGAATCTTTAAGAGGACCGATTCTTTGTTTAGCTGGACCTCCTGGAGTCGGAAAAACAAGTTTAGCACGGTCAATTGCAGAATCATTAGGGAGAAAATTTGTTCGTGTTTCATTAGGTGGTGTTAGAGATGAATCCGAAATTCGAGGACACCGTCGTACATATGTTGGAGCGATGCCAGGACGGATTATTCAAGGAATGAAAAAAGCCGGAACCATCAACCCTGTGTTTTTATTAGATGAAATCGATAAAATGTCCAATGATTTTCGGGGGGATCCTTCTTCAGCCATGCTAGAAGTGTTAGATCCGGAACAAAATCATCATTTTAGTGATCATTATATTGAAGAACCATATGATTTATCGAAAGTGATGTTTATTGCAACAGCAAATGATTTATCGGCGATCCCTGGGCCACTACGAGATCGTATGGAGATCATTACGATCCCTGGGTACACTGAGCTTGAGAAGACGCATATTGCCAAAGATCATCTATTACCGAGACAAATAAAAGAACATGGCTTAACGAAGAGTCAACTGCAAGTAAGAGAAGAGGCTTTTCAAATGATTATTCGCTATTATACTCGTGAAGCAGGTGTTCGAAGCCTAGAACGACAATTAGCCGCCATCTGTCGCAAGACCGCTAAACTGGTCGTTTCAGGTAAGAAGAAGCGTCTGATCATTACAGAGAAAAATTTGGAAGGGTTTTTAGGAAAACGAAAATTTCATTATGGACAAGCCGATGCAGAGGATCAAATTGGGGTAGCAAATGGATTAGCTTATACTACGGTTGGTGGTGACACCCTTCAAATAGAAGTATCCCTTTCCCCAGGAAAAGGGAAGCTACTTTTAACAGGAAAACTAGGAGATGTCATGAAGGAATCTGCCCAAACTGCTTTAAGTTATGTCCGTTCAAAAGTAAAAGAATATGGAATTGAAGAAGATTTTCATGAAAATTTTGATATTCATATTCATGTACCAGAAGGAGCTGTACCGAAAGATGGCCCATCTGCTGGAATCACCATTGCATCCGCCCTCATCTCTGCTTTAACGAATAAGCCACTTCGTAAAGAAGTAGGAATGACTGGCGAAATTACATTAAGAGGAAGAGTTTTGCCAATTGGTGGAGTGAAGGAGAAATCATTGGGAGCTCATCAAGCGGGATTAACGACGATTATTTTACCAAAAGAAAATGAGAAAGACTTAGATGATATTCCTGAGAGTATTCGCGATGATTTGAAATTTATTCTTGCTTCACATATGGATGAAGTAATACAAATAGCTTTAGTAGGTGGGGAGAAATGAAAGTAAATAATGCAGAGATCGTCATAAGTGCTGTAAAGCCAGAGCAATATCCAGATGATCAGCTACCGGAATTTGCCTTGGCAGGGCGATCAAATGTAGGAAAATCATCTTTTATTAATAAAATGATCAATCGTAAAAGCCTGGCAAGGACCTCTTCAAAGCCAGGTAAAACACAAACTTTAAATTTTTATATTCTTGAAGAAGCCCTCTATTTCGTAGATGTTCCAGGGTATGGCTATGCAAAGGTTTCGAAAAAAGAACGTGAAGCATGGGGAAAAATGATTGAAACGTATTTAACCGAAAGAAAACAATTGAAAGCCGTACTGTTAATTGTGGACATCCGTCATGAACCGACGGAAGACGATATCTTAATGTATGATTTCTTGAAATATTATGATATCCCATGTATTGTGATTGCCACAAAAGTGGATAAAATTCCAAGGGGAAAATGGCAGAAACATTTAAAAAGGACGAAAGAAATATTAGATTTTGATCCGAATGATGAAATCGTCCTCTTTTCTTCTGAAACCGGAGAAGGAAAAGATCAGACTTGGGCCATCATCGAGAAATATATGTAAAAAAGTGAGGAAACTAATTCCTCACTTTTTTTTCATAAATAATAAATAAGCACCAACAAGTACGAGCATTATTGGCCAAAGACTCCAAATCATCTCGGCATTATTTTCCAATAAGCCAAACCATTCTGTAATTTTTTCATAAAACAACGATATGATGGCTAAAATAAGGAATAACAATCCTGGGAATAAACCACTCCCATTTCTTCTATTCTGTAAGAGTAATCCGAGGGCAATAATAAAAATAAATACACCAATATCATTAGGCCATTGTTCTAAAAGATTCACAAGGTGAAAATGAACACCAAATCCTGTTAGAATGACTCCGGGTAAAATCGAACTATCATCTCTTTCGGAATAGGCCTGTCCTAAAAAAGCTATTCCAACGATTGCTAATAAAGTTGGCCATGTAAAGAAATCTTGAAATACTTGAATATTAGATTTTTGCAAAAAGAAATAAAATCCGAATCCGATCAAGATGATTCCTGGGAAAATTCTCTTATGCTTCATTGTCACTCACCACTCACTTGAATATTTAGAATAGGTCTGGTACCCTATAGAGGATATGTCGAAATCTATGTTTTATTGCGAATCGATGGGCTAAAAAGTCCCTAGGTGGAAAAGGCAAAAACCCATTGATTGAAATGTTATATTCACTTAGTTGGCAGTTGAGAGTTAGGTCTAAATAATTTGGATCGCTAGAAGAGTGCCTTCGCTTTTCTAAATTCTCATCTGCTAACTAACATGCTTTAATGTTATCATATGTTCACAATTTTGCCGTAAAGATTTTTGTTCCCATGATATAATTATATTAATGATTTTTGGGGGTGTATATGTCATTATGCATATTATTGTTGTTGGATTAAACTATAAAACGGCCCCAGTTGAGATACGTGAACGGTTATCTTTCAATGAATCTGATTTAGGAAACGCGATGAAAGCGTTAAATCATAAAAAAAGTGTATTAGAGAACGTGATTCTATCAACATGTAACCGTACAGAATTATATGCCGTCGTTGATCAGCTCCATACAGGACGTTATTATGTTAAGGATTTCTTATCCGAATGGTTCGACATTGACAAAGAGGAATTTTCACCATATTTGTATACCTATGAACAAGAAGGGGCCATTGAACATCTATTTAGAGTGACATGTGGTATAAACTCCATGGTACTAGGAGAAACACAAATTTTAGGACAAGTTCGTACTAGTTTCTTGATGGCTCAAGAAGTGGAAACAACGGGTACAGTGTTCAACCATTTGTTTAAACAAGCGATTACTGTGGCGAAAAAAGGCCATTCTGAAACGGAAATCGGTGCTAATGCTGTTTCAGTAAGTTATGCTGCGGTAGAATTAGCAAAAAAAGTTTTCGGTCAATTAAAAGGAAAACATGTCCTCGTCATTGGGGCAGGTAAGATGGGCGAACTTGCCATCGAAAACTTGCAAGGTAGCGGTGCAACAAATGTAACCGTTATTAATCGTACATTCGAGAAAGCCGCTTCATTAGCTGACCGTTTTTCTGGAGAGGCGAAATCATTACAAGAACTGCAATGTGCTCTCGTAGATGCTGACATTTTAATTAGTTCAACGGGTTCAAAAGAATATGTGGTGACAAAGGAATTGATGTCCGTGGTGGAACGAATGAGAAAAGGAAAGCCTCTTTTCTTAGTAGATATTGCGGTACCACGTGATCTTGATCCCGCGATTAGCGAAATGGATAATGTGTTCCTATATGATATTGACGATTTAGAAGGCATTGTCGAAGCCAATTTAGCAGAACGCCAAAAAGCTGCTGAAAAAATTGAGTTGATGGTTGAAGCAGAAATGGTTGCTTTTAATGAGTGGTTAAATATGCTTGGAGTTGTTCCGGTGATTTCAGCTCTTCGGGAAAAGGCCTTGTCTATTCAGGCTGAAACGATGAAGAGTATCGAAAGAAAAATTCCAAACTTAACAGAACGTGAACTAAAAGTTTTAAGAAAACACACGAAAAGTATTATTAACCAAATGTTAAAAGATCCGATCTTGCAAGCGAAAGAATTAGCTGGGGAAAAAAATGCGGAAGAGAAGCTCGATCTTTTTATGAAAATCTTTAATATTGAAGAGAACGTGAAGCAGCAACCAAAAATAAAATCAGCTGAAACGACAAGCAAAGAAGTTGTTGTACAGCCTTCATATTAAGTGTAAGTGAGGTTACACTATGTTTGAACAAGGAATGACAAGGCTGCATGAATTAATGATTGTTCTATACGCTGCAAGCATACTTTTTTATTTCATTGATTTTTTACAACAGAATCGGAAGGCGAATAAAATCGCCTTCTGGCTTTTAGCAATTGTTTGGATTCTTCAAACAATTTTTTTGTTTCTATATATGTTCAGAACAGGTAGATTTCCTGTATTAACTATTTTTGAAGGATTTTATTTTTATGCATGGGTTTTGATCACGCTCTCCTTAAGTCTAAATCGACTTCTAAGAATGGACTTTACCGTTTTCTTTACGAATATATTAGGGTTTGCTTTTATGGCTATTCATACATTTATGCCTTTTCAGCTTCAATCAGAAACAATGGCAGAAAAGCTAGTATCTGAATTGCTATTAATTCATATTGTGATGGCTATACTCTCTTATGGTGCTTTCTCTCTTTCTTTCATTTTTTCCATGCTCTATTTACTTCAATACCATCTGTTAAAAAGAAAAAAATGGAGCCAGCGTTTATGGAGGATAGGGGATTTGGAAAAGCTAGAGAAGATGTCCTATATCTTAAATGGAATAGGAGTACCCATCCTTGTCCTAAGTTTAATTTTGGGATTACAATGGAAGTTTATTAAGCTACCAAATGTTACACTATATGACCCAAAAATCCTTGGTTCATTCATTTTGTTAATTGTTTACAGTGTATTTTTATATTTGAAAGTCAGAAAAGGGATGTACGGAAAAAATCTTGCCTTTATTAATGTATTGGCATTTCTCATCATCCTAATTAATTTCTTTTTATTAAGTCGGTTGTCGACTTTTCATTTTTGGTATATGTAAAAAACTTTTTTGGAGGGTACTATGCGAAAAATCATTGTCGGTTCGAGAAGAAGTAAGCTTGCTCTTACTCAAACAAACTGGGTCATTCAACAATTAAAAAAATTGAATCCAACATATGAATTTGAAGTGAAGGAAATTGTCACAAAAGGGGATAAAATTTTAGATGTCACCCTTTCTAAAGTAGGAGGAAAAGGGCTATTTGTAAAAGAAATTGAACAAGCGATGTTAAATAAAGAAATTGATATGGCTGTACATAGTATGAAGGATATGCCTGCTATTTTACCGCCGGGATTAACAATCGGTTGTATTCCTGAAAGAGAAGATCATCGAGATGCCCTTATTTCAAAAAGTCAAAAGACGCTTTCTGAACTGCCTGAAGGCTCCATAATTGGGACTAGTAGTTTACGAAGAAGTTCGCAAATTTTAGCGAGAAGACCAGATTTGGAAATTAAATGGATTCGAGGAAATATTGACACTCGTCTTGAAAAGTTAAAAAATGAAGACTATGATGCGATTATTTTAGCAGCAGCAGGGTTAAAAAGAATGGGCTGGTCGCAAGATGTGGTAACGGAATTTATTGATCCTGATCTATGCATGCCAGCGGTTGGTCAAGGCGCTTTATCCATTGAGTGCCGTGAGGATGATGAGGAACTTCTTCAAATTTTAGCCCCATTTACATGCAAAAGTACGGAGAAAACAGTGAAAGCGGAACGGGCATTCCTTCACAAAATGGAAGGCGGCTGCCAAGTTCCGATTGCTGGTTATGCCCATCTTGAAGGAGAGGATATTGTTCTTACCGTTTTAGTGGCGTCGCCGGATGGAAAGACCGTTTATAAAGAGATGGTAAAAGGAACAAAACCAGAAGAAGTAGGAGTGCGTGCCGCAAAGCAATTAAGTGATTTGGGGGCGAAAGTCTTAATCGACCAAGTGAAGCAGGAGCTTGATTCTTAATGAACTCAGTCCAAACTTTAGCTGACAAACATATTTTGATCACACGTGCGAAGCGACAAGCAAAGGAATTTGCTGATAAAATAGAACAGTTGGGTGGTATCCCTCATACTGTATCTTTGATCGAATTCAAACCTTATTTGGATCCGAACAAGTCATTATATGTGTCGGAAATTTCTTCATACGATTGGATTATCTTAACAAGTATCAACGGTGTTCATGCTTTTTTTGATGAATTAAACAAAGCAGGGATACAAAAAGATGAGATCATAGCTAAGTTTGCGGTAGTAGGGACAAAAACGAATGCAGTTCTAAAGCAATATGGATTTGAAGCGGCATTTATTCCAGCCAAATTCACAGCAGATGATTTTGTGAAGGCAATCGAAAAGGGTGAATTTTTTGCAAAGAAAGCCCTAATTCCAAAAGGAAATCTCGCGAGAAATATTATTGCCGAAAAACTAAAAGAGCTTGGTGGAACAGCCGATGAATGGATCGTGTATGAAACCTATTTTCCCGATGAAGAGAAGGAACATCTTCTTCATTTATTGCAAAACGAACAACTACATATGATCACTTTTACAAGCTCTTCAACAGTTCGCCATTTTATGCGCGTTGTAAAGGGCTTACAACTAGAGCAAAAGTTATCTGGTATTGTCTTCGCTTGTATAGGACCAGTGGCAAAAACAACGGCAATAAGCTATGGTCTGTCGGTTGAAGTTTGTCCCGAAGAATATACCATTGATGGATTATTACAAGAAATGTGCAAGTATTATGAGAAGGAGGAACAATGATGGACTTACAATTTACACGACATCGTAGATTACGTCAAACAGCAAATATGCGGGCATTAGTTCGTGAAACTTTTTTAAGAAAAGAAGATCTCATTTATCCTATTTTTGTTGTCGAAGGGGAAAACGTTCGAAATGAAGTTTCCTCCATGCCTGGAGTTTTTCAATTATCCATTGATCAGCTAAAAGGTGAAATGGATGAGGTTGTTTCACTTGGAATTAAGGCTGTCATTTTATTCGGTGTTCCAAAAGAAAAAGATGCAACAGGGACAGGGGCTTATCATGAGCATGGGATTGTTCAAGAGGGAACCCGTTTTATAAAAGAACATTATCCTGAAATTCTTGTCATTGCCGATACTTGCCTTTGTGAATACACAGACCACGGTCACTGTGGTGTAGTGGATCATGGCGATGTTTTAAATGATCCGTCATTAAAACTATTAGCCCAAACTGCAGTTAGTCAAGCTAAAGCAGGTGCAGATATCATTGCCCCATCCAATATGATGGACGGTTTTGTCGCAGCGATTCGTGCCGGATTAGATGAGGCAGGATTTGAACATATTCCCATTATGTCCTACGCTGTGAAATATGCTTCAAGTTTCTATGGTCCGTTCCGTGATGCAGCAGACTCGACTCCACAATTCGGAGACCGGAAAACTTATCAGATGGATCCTGCGAATAGAAGAGAAGCATTACGCGAAGCCCAATCGGATATGGAAGAAGGAGCAGATTTTCTCATTGTGAAACCAGCACTTTCTTATTTGGATATCATTCGTGATGTTCGCAATCAATTTAATGCTCCAATAGTTGCCTATAATGTAAGTGGGGAATATTCCATGGTGAAAGCTGCTGCAATCAACGGTTGGATTGATGAAGAGAAACTCGTCATGGAAAAGTTAACAAGTATGAAACGAGCAGGGGCAGATTTAATTATTACATATCATGCAAAAGACGCTGCTCGTTGGATCGAGAAATCACTTTAATATAAGAAACGGGGGATTCACTGATGCGATCTTACGAGAAATCAAAACAAGCATTTCAAGAAGCCTTATCATTAATGCCTGGTGGTGTTAATAGTCCAGTTCGTGCATTTAAATCGGTTGATATGGACCCTATTTTTATGGAAAGAGGTAAAGGGTCGAAAATTTACGATATTGATGGAAATGAATATATTGACTATGTTCTTTCATGGGGACCTTTAATTTTAGGACATGCAAATGAACGAGTTGTTGAAGCGTTGAAGAAAGTGGCAGAAACAGGGACAAGTTTCGGTGCCCCTACATTAATTGAAAATAAATTAGCTAACTTAGTAAAAGAACGTGTTCCTTCCATTGAAATTATTCGGATGGTGTCATCTGGTACGGAAGCAACGATGAGTGCACTAAGATTAGCACGTGGATACACGGGAAGAGATAAAATTCTCAAGTTTGAGGGGTGTTATCATGGACATGGGGATTCCCTTCTAATTAAAGCAGGTTCTGGAGTGGCCACTCTCGGTCTTCCAGATAGTCCTGGTGTTCCTGATGGATTGGCTAAAAATACTGTTACAGTTCCTTACAATGATTTAGAAGGTGTTCGCTATGCTTTTGAACAATACGGTGAAGATATTGCCGGTGTGATTGTTGAACCAGTTGCAGGGAATATGGGAGTAGTTCCTCCACAACCTGGATTTTTAGAAGGACTGCGTGAGTTAACGAAACAAAATGGTACATTATTAATTTTTGATGAAGTTATGACAGGTTTCCGGGTTGGTTATAACTGTGCTCAAGGCTATTTTGGAGTTACACCGGATCTTACATGTTTAGGTAAAGTTATTGGTGGTGGTCTCCCAGTTGGTGCATTCGGAGGTCGTGCAGAAATAATGGAGAAAATTGCCCCAAGTGGTCCGATTTATCAAGCAGGCACATTATCTGGTAACCCAATGGCGATGACAGCTGGCTATGAGACCTTAAGCCAATTAACACCAGAATCTTATAAGCAGTTTATTCAAAAAGCGGATCAACTTGAAGCGGGATTACATGAAGCGGCGTTGAAATATGATATCCCACATACAATCAACCGCGCAGGTTCCATGATCGGGATTTTCTTTACAAATGAACAGGTTATTAATTATGAAAAAGCTAGAACTTCTGACTTGCAATTATTTGCGAATTATTACCGGGAAATGGCCCATGCAGGTGTATTTTTACCACCATCACAATTTGAAGGATTATTTTTATCCACAACACATAATGTTGAGGATATTGAAAAAACAATTCAAGCAGCTGAAAGAGCATTCAGCATCATTAAAGGTTAATCTAAGAAATCCACTGAAATCCAAAATGGACTCAGTGGATTTTTTTTTGTATAAATCGGTAGAAAAATCATATTTCATTTCATAGGGTCATAGAATTTTAAATGACAAAGTGAATTATATAGGGTTCTATATAAAGTCACCAGTACTCATTAGGTCCCTTAAAAATGATTCATGATGCAAGCATAGGACGCACCTAGAGAGTTTCAATTGTATAAAGGTTTGGTTAACTGAAGGGAGGAACTAATTTGACTAATCAAGACCAATCGTGCCTACGATTTTCATTAGAAGAGTCTGTTTGGTTTCAAAAAGGACAGGAAGTAGATGAGCTGATTTCGATTTCATTAGATCCTCATATTACAATCGAGGAACAGGAACAATTTATTATTCTTCGTGGGGTATTAGAACTTTCTGGTGAATATCAACCCGTTGGGGACGGGGACTTAGAGGATCCTCATCTATCGAAGGTGAAATATGTTCAAAGAGTGGATTGGCGGGAGGATGGGGAGTGTGAGTTTTTCCATGAGTTCCCAATCGATGTAACCATTCCGAAAAACCGGGTGCAAAATATTGAGGAAATTGATATTTTTATCGATGTATTCGACTATGAACTTCCAGAAAATGCGTGTTTACGATTAAATGTGGATATGTCGATTACAGGGATTTATGGGGAGCAACAAGTGGAAGAGGATATAGAAAATATAGTAGATACAGACGAAGTGGAAGAGGTTTGGGATGATTTTGAGGAAATAGAAGTTGTAGAACGTGTGGAACAAATAGAAGAGGATGATGAGGAAGATCTTGATGTATTTGTCGAGATTGATGAGGATAGCGAGTCCAACACAATCACTCCCATAACAGAAGAGGAAGTGGAGGAAGGCTCGCAAACTTTCAGTGCTGTTGCAAGAAGAAGGAATGTTGAGATCGATAATGAAGAAGAGGAAGAAAAAAAGATTGAAGTCATTTCACGGCTTCATAAAATAGAAAAAAATCAAGAGGAACAAGTAGAGATTCAAGAGGAAGTGGACGAAGAAATAGAGGAAAATAGGCTAGATCAGGAAATGACGATTAAATTTAAGTCAGAAGATCCTACTTCGAGAGAGAAGCAGCAGGTGGTAGATTTATCAGATCAATTCGTAGGAAATGAAAAAAAAGCAGTACGGGCGGAGGAAGATCCTATTGAAGAAGATCTAGAAGCTTTCGATCCAACTATGGAAGAACTTACCGAAGAGGAATATATGGAATCTTCCTCTGTAGAAGTCATTAAAAATAAGAAAAAAGGCAAAAAGAAAAAGTTTGAATCGATTTCCTTAGCAGACTTTTTTGCAAGAAAAGAAGAAGAGTCATCTTCCAAATTAAAAGTATGTATTGTTCAACAAGGAGATACAATTGATTCCTTGGCAGAGCGTTATGCTGTAAGTTCACATCAAATTATTAGCGAAAACCACTTAGAATTAACAGAAAACCTAAGTGAAGGGCAAGTATTATATATACCTGCCACATTCAAATTGAAAAATTAGTTATGAGGAGCAGGGGGTTCCTGCTCTGTATTATTTAAACGAATAAAGTATTACATTAGAGCCGTTCATATAGGCGGCATAGAAGCAGGTGAAGAAAGATTGGCTCGTGAAATTTCAGGAATTTTAAAAAATTACGGATTAACATCTGAATTTATTG harbors:
- the lon gene encoding endopeptidase La, whose amino-acid sequence is MKKQSEYTIPLLPLRGLLVYPTMVLHLDVGREMSMQALEKAMMEDHLIFLSTQIDTNIDDPIREDLYEVGTLTKIKQMLKLPNGTFRVLVEGLNRGKIEQFHEQDDYFSVTVTSYEDDSHKDIELEALMRTLLEYFEQYIKMTKKVSAETFATVADMDEPGRLADIIASHLPIKIKEKQEILETFDIKERLQKVIAILNNEKEILNLEKKIGQRVKRSMERTQKEYYLREQMKAIQKELGDKEGKSGEIEQLLKRIEETNMPEHVEKAALKEVDRYEKVPTSSAESAVIRNYLEWLITVPWSHATKDDLNIEKAERILNRDHYGLEKVKERVLEYLAVQQLTESLRGPILCLAGPPGVGKTSLARSIAESLGRKFVRVSLGGVRDESEIRGHRRTYVGAMPGRIIQGMKKAGTINPVFLLDEIDKMSNDFRGDPSSAMLEVLDPEQNHHFSDHYIEEPYDLSKVMFIATANDLSAIPGPLRDRMEIITIPGYTELEKTHIAKDHLLPRQIKEHGLTKSQLQVREEAFQMIIRYYTREAGVRSLERQLAAICRKTAKLVVSGKKKRLIITEKNLEGFLGKRKFHYGQADAEDQIGVANGLAYTTVGGDTLQIEVSLSPGKGKLLLTGKLGDVMKESAQTALSYVRSKVKEYGIEEDFHENFDIHIHVPEGAVPKDGPSAGITIASALISALTNKPLRKEVGMTGEITLRGRVLPIGGVKEKSLGAHQAGLTTIILPKENEKDLDDIPESIRDDLKFILASHMDEVIQIALVGGEK
- a CDS encoding cytochrome C assembly family protein, which produces MFEQGMTRLHELMIVLYAASILFYFIDFLQQNRKANKIAFWLLAIVWILQTIFLFLYMFRTGRFPVLTIFEGFYFYAWVLITLSLSLNRLLRMDFTVFFTNILGFAFMAIHTFMPFQLQSETMAEKLVSELLLIHIVMAILSYGAFSLSFIFSMLYLLQYHLLKRKKWSQRLWRIGDLEKLEKMSYILNGIGVPILVLSLILGLQWKFIKLPNVTLYDPKILGSFILLIVYSVFLYLKVRKGMYGKNLAFINVLAFLIILINFFLLSRLSTFHFWYM
- a CDS encoding LysM peptidoglycan-binding domain-containing protein, whose protein sequence is MTNQDQSCLRFSLEESVWFQKGQEVDELISISLDPHITIEEQEQFIILRGVLELSGEYQPVGDGDLEDPHLSKVKYVQRVDWREDGECEFFHEFPIDVTIPKNRVQNIEEIDIFIDVFDYELPENACLRLNVDMSITGIYGEQQVEEDIENIVDTDEVEEVWDDFEEIEVVERVEQIEEDDEEDLDVFVEIDEDSESNTITPITEEEVEEGSQTFSAVARRRNVEIDNEEEEEKKIEVISRLHKIEKNQEEQVEIQEEVDEEIEENRLDQEMTIKFKSEDPTSREKQQVVDLSDQFVGNEKKAVRAEEDPIEEDLEAFDPTMEELTEEEYMESSSVEVIKNKKKGKKKKFESISLADFFARKEEESSSKLKVCIVQQGDTIDSLAERYAVSSHQIISENHLELTENLSEGQVLYIPATFKLKN
- the hemL gene encoding glutamate-1-semialdehyde 2,1-aminomutase; translation: MRSYEKSKQAFQEALSLMPGGVNSPVRAFKSVDMDPIFMERGKGSKIYDIDGNEYIDYVLSWGPLILGHANERVVEALKKVAETGTSFGAPTLIENKLANLVKERVPSIEIIRMVSSGTEATMSALRLARGYTGRDKILKFEGCYHGHGDSLLIKAGSGVATLGLPDSPGVPDGLAKNTVTVPYNDLEGVRYAFEQYGEDIAGVIVEPVAGNMGVVPPQPGFLEGLRELTKQNGTLLIFDEVMTGFRVGYNCAQGYFGVTPDLTCLGKVIGGGLPVGAFGGRAEIMEKIAPSGPIYQAGTLSGNPMAMTAGYETLSQLTPESYKQFIQKADQLEAGLHEAALKYDIPHTINRAGSMIGIFFTNEQVINYEKARTSDLQLFANYYREMAHAGVFLPPSQFEGLFLSTTHNVEDIEKTIQAAERAFSIIKG
- a CDS encoding LiaI-LiaF-like domain-containing protein — translated: MKHKRIFPGIILIGFGFYFFLQKSNIQVFQDFFTWPTLLAIVGIAFLGQAYSERDDSSILPGVILTGFGVHFHLVNLLEQWPNDIGVFIFIIALGLLLQNRRNGSGLFPGLLFLILAIISLFYEKITEWFGLLENNAEMIWSLWPIMLVLVGAYLLFMKKK
- the yihA gene encoding ribosome biogenesis GTP-binding protein YihA/YsxC, whose product is MKVNNAEIVISAVKPEQYPDDQLPEFALAGRSNVGKSSFINKMINRKSLARTSSKPGKTQTLNFYILEEALYFVDVPGYGYAKVSKKEREAWGKMIETYLTERKQLKAVLLIVDIRHEPTEDDILMYDFLKYYDIPCIVIATKVDKIPRGKWQKHLKRTKEILDFDPNDEIVLFSSETGEGKDQTWAIIEKYM
- the hemA gene encoding glutamyl-tRNA reductase; this encodes MHIIVVGLNYKTAPVEIRERLSFNESDLGNAMKALNHKKSVLENVILSTCNRTELYAVVDQLHTGRYYVKDFLSEWFDIDKEEFSPYLYTYEQEGAIEHLFRVTCGINSMVLGETQILGQVRTSFLMAQEVETTGTVFNHLFKQAITVAKKGHSETEIGANAVSVSYAAVELAKKVFGQLKGKHVLVIGAGKMGELAIENLQGSGATNVTVINRTFEKAASLADRFSGEAKSLQELQCALVDADILISSTGSKEYVVTKELMSVVERMRKGKPLFLVDIAVPRDLDPAISEMDNVFLYDIDDLEGIVEANLAERQKAAEKIELMVEAEMVAFNEWLNMLGVVPVISALREKALSIQAETMKSIERKIPNLTERELKVLRKHTKSIINQMLKDPILQAKELAGEKNAEEKLDLFMKIFNIEENVKQQPKIKSAETTSKEVVVQPSY
- the hemB gene encoding porphobilinogen synthase — encoded protein: MMDLQFTRHRRLRQTANMRALVRETFLRKEDLIYPIFVVEGENVRNEVSSMPGVFQLSIDQLKGEMDEVVSLGIKAVILFGVPKEKDATGTGAYHEHGIVQEGTRFIKEHYPEILVIADTCLCEYTDHGHCGVVDHGDVLNDPSLKLLAQTAVSQAKAGADIIAPSNMMDGFVAAIRAGLDEAGFEHIPIMSYAVKYASSFYGPFRDAADSTPQFGDRKTYQMDPANRREALREAQSDMEEGADFLIVKPALSYLDIIRDVRNQFNAPIVAYNVSGEYSMVKAAAINGWIDEEKLVMEKLTSMKRAGADLIITYHAKDAARWIEKSL
- the hemC gene encoding hydroxymethylbilane synthase, coding for MRKIIVGSRRSKLALTQTNWVIQQLKKLNPTYEFEVKEIVTKGDKILDVTLSKVGGKGLFVKEIEQAMLNKEIDMAVHSMKDMPAILPPGLTIGCIPEREDHRDALISKSQKTLSELPEGSIIGTSSLRRSSQILARRPDLEIKWIRGNIDTRLEKLKNEDYDAIILAAAGLKRMGWSQDVVTEFIDPDLCMPAVGQGALSIECREDDEELLQILAPFTCKSTEKTVKAERAFLHKMEGGCQVPIAGYAHLEGEDIVLTVLVASPDGKTVYKEMVKGTKPEEVGVRAAKQLSDLGAKVLIDQVKQELDS
- a CDS encoding uroporphyrinogen-III synthase, with translation MNSVQTLADKHILITRAKRQAKEFADKIEQLGGIPHTVSLIEFKPYLDPNKSLYVSEISSYDWIILTSINGVHAFFDELNKAGIQKDEIIAKFAVVGTKTNAVLKQYGFEAAFIPAKFTADDFVKAIEKGEFFAKKALIPKGNLARNIIAEKLKELGGTADEWIVYETYFPDEEKEHLLHLLQNEQLHMITFTSSSTVRHFMRVVKGLQLEQKLSGIVFACIGPVAKTTAISYGLSVEVCPEEYTIDGLLQEMCKYYEKEEQ